The sequence below is a genomic window from Methylophilus sp. DW102.
CACTTTTTATGACACCCAGCGCGGCAGTTTCTGGGGCATGGAACAAGAATTTATTGCCAACAGCCAACTGGACAACCTGGCCTCGTGCCATGCCGCGTTGGAAGCCCTGTTAGGCACCGAAACGCCGCAGGCGACCTCTATTTGTGCACTGTTTGACCACGAAGAGGTGGGCTCTGAAAGCGCCACGGGGGCGGGTGGCAGTTTTTTGCTGGATGTGATTGAGCGAATTTGTCATAGCACTCATCTCACGCCAGAAGACAAGCTGCGCAGCTTTGCCAACAGTTTTTTTATCAGTGCCGATATGGCGCATGCCTTTCACCCCAATCATGCCGGCAGCTATGAACCGTGTCACCATGTGCAAGTCAACCAGGGCCCGGTCATTAAAACCAATGCCAACCAGCGCTACAGCACCAATGCCGTCACGGCTGCGCGCTTTATCCACTTGTGTGAACAAGCGGAGGTCCCCTATCAACAATATGCGCACCGCACCGATTTAGGCTGCGGCAGCACCATAGGGCCCATCATGGCAGCGCAATTAGGCATCGCCACCGTCGATGTCGGTAACCCGATGTGGGCCATGCACAGCCTGCGCGAAAGTGCGGGTGTGCTCGATCATGGCTACATGATTGCCACACTCAGCCGGCATTACGCGAGCTAATCCATCAGCAGCATTGACGCTGGTACAACGATTGCTTTACCCTAGGCAGACATGGGGAGAAACAATCAATGCTAGAACAATTATTGCGCAAAAAACCTATCCAACCACATGCGCATACCGGCCTGAAAAAATGTTTAACCGCCTTTGACCTGGCCTTGCTAGGCATCGGTGGCGCCATCGGTACCGGCATTTTTGTCCTGACCGGTATCGCGGCCGCGACCCAATCTGGCCCTGCCGTCGTCCTTTCATTTATTATTGCGGCCATCGCTGCAGGATTTGCGGCGTTATCTTATGCCGAACTCTCGTCTTCAGTTGGCGGCTCTGGCAGCGCCTATGGTTACAGCTATGTCGCGTTTGGCGAGTTTGCTGCATGGATGATGGGATGGATGCTATTACTGGAGTATGGCGTTGGCGCTGCAGCGGTTGCCAATGGCTGGGCAGGTTACTTTGTAAACACCTTGAGCAACCTCGGGCTACACTTGCCAGCGCACCTGACCAAGGCACCGGTGTTAGGCGGCACCATCAACCTGCCAGCCTTTGCCATTATCTGGGTACTGACCCTGCTACTCATGGTCGGCGTCAAGGAAAGTGCGCGAGCCAATAACCTGATGGTGATTATCAAACTGTCCACGATTGCGATTTTTCTCGCCTTGTCCGTGGGTCATATTCACACCGAAAACTGGCTGCCATTTATGCCGTTTGGCTGGTTTGAAACGCTGGACAATGGCAAAAATATTGGCGTACTGGCTGGCGCCTCGCTGGTCTTTTTTGCCTATTTTGGCTTTGATGCTGTGTCAACCGCGGCCGAAGAATGCAAACTGCCACAACGCGACTTACCGATTGGGCTGATCGCTTCACTATCATTTTGTACCATTATTTATATCATCGTCTCTGGCACGCTGACCGGTGTGATTCCTTATCACGAGCTGAATACCTCGTCACCCGTGGCTTATGCATTGACCAAACTGGGTTATACCTGGTCATCCACACTGGTGGCGACTGGCGTGCTGGCTGGCTTGATTACTGTGCTGCTGGTGCTGCTCTACGGCCTGACACGTATTTTATTTGCCATGAGCCGCGACGGCCTGATTTCCCCGGTATTTTCAGCAGTGAATCCTGACCGCCAAACACCCAGTAAAATTATCTTGCTTTGCGGAACGGTGGTTTCCATCGTGGCCGGTTTTATCCCGCTCGGCGAATTGGCAGAAACGGTCAATATCGGGACGCTAGCCAGTTTCATTATGGTCTGCATTGGCGTGATCCGCTTGCGTCAGACCCATCCAGACTTACCGCGGCCGTTCAAAAATCCTTTTAATCCGCTGATCCCACTCGGAGGTGTCATCACCTGCGGTGCGCTGATGTCGTTTTTACCCGCCTCAACCTGGCATCGCTTTGGCTTGTGGGCGGTGGTGGGCGTGGTGTTCTATTTTGTTTACTCACTCAGACACAGCCGCTTGCGCTAATCATTTAGCCCGCGCGAGCAGCAATAAAAAAGCCGACGTTTGAGTCGGCTTTTTTGATTCACAGCAACGCTGGAATTACAGAGACAATACCCATTCAACAATGGTTTTAATGTCTTCGTCTTTCACTTGTGGGCTGTTTGCTGGCATTGGAATATTGCCCCAAACACCGCTACCACCCGCTTTAACTTTAGCGATCAATTTAGCTTCAGCACCTTTGTCGCCTTTGTATTTAGCAGCAACATCTTTGTAAGCTGGGCCCAATACTTTAGCATCCACACTGTGGCAAGCCAAACAGCCGCTTTTTTGTGCCAATGCTTTAGCAGCGGCAGCGTCAACAGCGTGAGCAGAACCAGCCATCAACATGGTCGCTGCTGCGATTGCGGATAATAAAACTTTCATGCGATCTCCTTGAATATCCTCTAAATAAATAGAACCCCGAAATGCAATTTTCGTGCATGTGGCATCTTACCTGACCAGCCAAAATCTACAATAGTAAAACCGCTAAAATACGAGGCCGTATTGATAATTTGAACCAGTTTGGCGTTTTGCCAACACCCTAAAAACGCACGTGAAACAAGATGGTTGACACGTGTCACAACAAGGTTACAGGGTCTCGATCGAATACTCGGCGCTCAGGACATGTTTGCGGCCAGGATTAATCACCACCATATTATCCAGCGCGTTGGTTGTTTCCACACAAATGGTCTTGCGCCACTCTTCGCCCACGCCCATATCGCCCATGGTCGCAGCCTTATCGGCACCAGGATTCCAGACAACCGTGGTATCACTGCCGGATTTGGACACATGGATGATGCGGTTATAGCCGCTGTCATGGATAGAACAATCAGAGCTGTGATCGACATAAACACGGTCATATTCGTGGCCGTCAAAGCTCAATGGGTTGTGCTCGACGTTGCGCTCGTATTTGAGTAGCTTATCCAGATAAACCAAATCTTGCATGCCGGTAATTTTGATATTGGATAAATCACTGACATTAAAATAGGTGTGAAAGGCTTCACTAATCACAAATGGATGCTCAGCCAGATTGGTGGTCGCCAGATCAATCCGCAAGCGGCGGCCAATAGTAATGGTCAGCGTCAGCTCATAAGGATAGGACAACTGACGTTGTGCTTCTGGCGTTTGCTGCATTTCGAGAATGATGCGGGTGGCACCGGTCGGCGTCGCATCAATATCCATGACTCGCCAGGGAATCACGCGCGCAAAGCCATGCGGACACAAAGTGCTGTCGGTAGGATGTGCGCCAAACCACGGCCAGCAAATGGGGACGCCACCGCGGATAGAACGCCCTTTGACATAACGCGCATTGCTAGACAACCATAAAACCGGGTGAGAAAGGAACTTTGGTTGCCAGTGCATAACATGTGCGCCCTGCAAGGCAATCTTGCCGGTCGCCAGCGGATTATCAATCTCGAGATATTGCAGACCGTTTTCGTCTTGCCATTGATTGACATGCGCATGCAACTTCATGCGCTTGGTCATTTCCATGCTTTTGGCGAGGATGCTACATTCGTCGTTCATTATCTTCCCCTTTCGATCTGGGTCACATCACGCACGGCGCCTTTGGCGGCACTGGTACTCATGGCGGCATAAGCGCGCAAGGCAGGCGATACCAGACGCTCACGGTTCAGCGGTTTCCATGCCTGGGCGCCTTTAGCCTCCATGTTTGCACGGCGGTGCGCCATTTCTTCATCAGTCACCGCCAGGTGTATGGTGCGATTCGGAATATCAATTTCTATGGTATCGCCTTCCTGCACCAGGCCGATCGCACCGCCTTCAGCAGCTTCTGGCGAGGCATGCCCAATACTCAGGCCGGATGTACCGCCTGAGAAACGGCCATCAGTCAGCAAGGCACAGGCTTTACCCAACCCTTTGGACTTGAGGTAAGAGGTCGGATAAAGCATTTCTTGCATGCCCGGCCCGCCACGCGGCCCTTCATAGCGAATCACCACGACATCCCCGGCCACAATCTTGTCGTTAAGAATGGCGTCCACGGCAGAGTCCTGGCTTTCAAATACACGGGCGCGCCCGGTGAATTTAAGAATACTGTCATCCACGCCTGCTGTTTTCACGATACAGCCATCTTGCGCAATATTGCCATAGAGCACGGCCAGCCCCCCATCCAGCGAGTAGGCATGCGCCTTGTCGCGGATACAGCCGTTTTCGCGGTCATTATCCAGCTCTGGCCACAGCATGCTCTGGCTAAACGCGATGGTGGTTGAAATGCCACCAGGCGCAGCACGATAAAACTTTTTCACGTCCTCATCCTGCGTGGTCATAATGTCCCATTTGGCCAGCGCTTCGCCCATGGTTGCACTATGAACGGTTGGCACGCCCGTATGGATGACACCGGCACGATTCAGTTCGGCCAGGATGCCCATCACACCACCGGCACGATGCACATCTTCCATGTGATATTTGCTGGTTGCAGGTGCCACTTTGGAAACGCACGGCACCTGACGTGAGATGCGGTCGATGTCTTTCATGGTGAAATCGACACCGGCTTCATGCGCAGCCGCCAGCAAATGCAAGACGGTATTGGTAGAGCCGCCCATGGCCACATCCAGACTCATGGCATTCTCAAACGCTTGCATGGTCGCGATATTGCGTGGCAACACACTGTAATCATCCTGCTCGTAGTGGCGTTTTGCCAGCTCAACAATCAGTCGACCAGCTTGCAAGAACAACTGCTTGCGCGCAGCATGGGTGGCGAGCGTAGAACCATTGCCTGGCAAACTTAAGCCCAGGGCTTCAGTCAGACAGTTCATCGAGTTGGCGGTAAACATGCCCGAACAGGAACCGCAGGTTGGGCACGCAGAACGTTCTACCTCTGCCACCTCTTCATCACTGACATGACTATCCGCGGCTTCGACCATGGCATCGACCAAATCCAGCTTGCGTATCTGGCCTTGCCAGTTCACTTTACCGGCTTCCATCGGCCCACCAGAGACAAATACGACAGGGATATTCAAGCGTAATGCCGCCATCAACATGCCCGGCGTGATCTTGTCACAGTTGGAGATACACACCAGCGCATCCGCACAGTGCGCATTCACCATATACTCAACACTGTCAGCAATCAAATCACGGCTAGGCAGGCTGTAGAGCATGCCTCCATGCCCCATGGCGATACCGTCATCGACAGCAATCGTGTTAAATTCCTTGGCTACGCCACCCGCTTTTTCAATTTCACGGGCAACCAGTTGGCCTAGATCTTTTAAATGCACGTGGCCAGGAACAAACTGCGTAAACGAGTTAGCCACCGCGATAATCGGCTTGGAAAAATCTTCATCTTTCATACCAGTGGCACGCCACAAGGCGCGGGCACCAGCCATGTTACGACCTTGGGTAGTCGTGTGAGAACGGTATTTAGGCATGGGAAACACTAGGATTGACGTTAAAATCCTATTTTAACTGAATCCGTAGCCGCATGTGCGGCTGAAACAGCTTTGTTACATTCGCGGCGCGCGATAAAAAATGCTAAGGACGGTATTGCTTGTGTTGATAGGACGAGCAATGCCGGCTCACCGCCGGGCTGCGTAGCGCCTGGTGCTTGGTATGTTGGCCACGCGTACGTTTACGCCAGGCAATAAATGCAGCCGAACTTAGTTGCTGCCGCATGAGGATAATCACGTCTGCCTGCCTGAGCCCAAACTGACTGGCAATTGCCTCAAACGGCGTACGATCCTCCCATGCCATCTCAATAATGCGCGAAATATCCCCTGGATCCATTTCAGCTAGCAACACCGTTTGACGCCTGTCCATTTCTGATCCTGCCATTGTTTGAAAAATGCTGCCCGCCCTAGCGGAGGCGGCGCATCAGGCAAATGCGCATGATGCTCGGCATAATGTGCCAGATAGCGTTCATAGGCATCATCACCAGAAAGCTGTCTGACACGCTGCCATATTTGCTTGAGCAATCGCATGATGTTCCTCCTCTAGCCCAGTTTAGTCGCCACGTACGCCGCTTCATGACTTGCACTCACGGGCAAACCGGCCAGGCTACGTCTACTCATCCTGACCATATCCACTACCACCACCCACAGCATGGTCACAAAAAACAAGGTGAGCCAGGCATCTAACTGCTGGTTAAAAATCAGTTGCGGCGCAACAGCCGCCTTTTCTGGCGGCAATACCCCTGTAGACAGCTTCTGCGCCAAATCATTCGCGGCCGCAAAAAAACCGACCCGGACATCCTGACTAAAAATCTTCTCGTAAGCCGCACTGGTGGTCACCACCAGCAACCAGACCAAGGGCAACGCAGTGATCCAGGCCTTGCTCGCGCGGCCAGACTTGATCAAGATCCCGGTGGCAACCGACAGGGCAATCGCGGCCAGCATCTGGTTGGCAATCCCAAACAGCGGCCATAAAATATTGACGCCGCCATTCGGGTCAATCACCCCGATATAGAGGAAATACCCCCAGCCAGCGACGATCAACGCGCTGGTTAACACCACTGACGGCGTATAGGAGGTTTCCCCTAACTTGGGATGCAAGTTACCCAACATATCTTGCAGCATAAAGCGACCCACGCGTGTGCCTGCATCGAGCGTGGTGAGAATGAAGATGGCCTCAAACATGATGGCGAAGTGATACCACAAGGCCAGCAAATGCTCTCCGAAGACCGTGCCCAGAATACTGGCCATGCCCACCGCCAGGCTAGGTGCGCCCCCGGTGCGGGCAAACAAGGTCGTTTCTCCCATCGCACTTGCCAGATGCTGCATCTGTTCCACCGTGACTGGATAGCCCCAACTGCTGATGGTATTCACAGCATCCAGCGCCTCTTTACCGACCACGCCTGCCGGGCTGTTAATCGCAAAATAGACACCAGGCTCCAACACCGTTGCCGCGATCATGGCCATGATGGCAACAAAACTCTCTAGCAACATGGCGCCATAACCGATCATGCGGATATCGCCCTCACTGGAAATCAGCTTGGGCGTGGTACCGCTGGCAATCAAGGCATGAAAGCCAGAAATCGCGCCGCAGGCAATCGTAATAAACACAAACGGAAACAACTTGCCGCCAAAAATCGGCCCCGTGCCATCAATAAACGGCGTGATCGCGGGCATGTGTATCTCGGGCCGTAACCATAAAATCGCCACAGCCAGCATCATGACCGTGCCCAGCTTCATATAAGTCGATAAATAATCGCGGGGGGCCAGCAACAACCACACCGGCAACACAGCCGCGGCAAAGCCATAGGCAATCACGCTAAACGCCAATGGCAAGCCTTCATGGTCAAACAGCGCCGCCAGGGTCGGATGATGATCAACCCAGCCACCCAACACCACTGAACCAAGCAGCAAAGCGACGCCCAACAACGACGCCTCAAGCACACGACCCGGACGCAGATAACGCATATAGACACCGACGACCATGGCAATAGGAATGGTCGCGGCAACCGTCGACGTGCCCCAGGGGCTGTGTTTCATGGCGTTGACCACGACCAGACCCAGCACTGCGATCAAAATAATCATGATGACCAACGTTGCAATCATGGCGGCGGTTCCACCAATAGCGCCGATTTCATCTCGCGCCATTTGCCCCAGACTGCGGCCATCGCGGCGGGTAGATAAAAACAGCGTGACCATATCCTGCACTGCGCCGCCCAGCACAGCCCCGATCAGTATCCATAAGGTGCCTGGCAAAAATCCGAATTGTGCCGCCAGGGTAGGCCCAACCAAAGGACCTGGTCCGGCAATGGCCGCAAAGTGATGACCGAAGACCACCCAGCGATGCGTGGGCACATAATCGCGGCCATTATTCAACCGCTCGGCCGGCGTGGCCCGGGTGGCATCAATACTCAGCACTTTGGCCGCAATCCAGGCCGCATAAAAACGATAGGCAATCAGGTAAACACACACTGCCGCCGTGATCAGCCACAGTGCATTCAATGTTTCTCCACGCCACCAGGCAATTTGTGCAAAAGCGGTAGCCCCCAAGAGTGCCAGCAATCCCCAAAACACCTGCCCCAACAACCCTTTTAACATGCCATTTCTTCCTTTTTTTAATCTCTGCACTGTAACAAAAAGCGCTCATCTGCGCAAAACTCTACACAGGCCCACTCCTCCTAGCGAACTGGTGCAACTGCACTGTGGTGGTGCAGACTAGTTAGAACAGCGCCGCCATCAAAAAAGAAAGGTCCCGCCTGTTTCCTGATTAGAATCATATTGTTATCAAAGCTTATCCAGCTGGCATACAGTTTGCTAAAACTCTAGCAGTAATAATCTGATTAAACGATCAATGAGACCACCCAATTCTGTTATGGCTTCTGGCATGCCTCCCGTTCCACGCGACATTCTGAGTCTTGAAGACCAGAAGTTGGTGGATAGCGCGCGTGACATTCTCATGCATCAGCGCGATCTCAGCGAAGACCAGGCTTATTCACTCCTGGCTGAAATGGCTTTTAAGCGTAAAACCGGCATCGCCGATATTTCGCTACAGTTAGTCAACATCACCAAACGACTCACCACCTAAAGCCACCATCCTTGAACCAGAATCGTCCTTGACGGTTTCTGGCGATCCATCAGCCGCGTCAACATCTGCAGTCTTTCACATTTATTCCGGGTAACTGCTTGCACTAAAAAAGAGTTTCGGTATAATGCGCGCTTCGTTGCAAGGCACGGGTGCTTAGCTCAGTTGGTAGAGCGTCGCCCTTACAAGGCGAATGTCAGCGGTTCGACCCCGTTAGCACCCACCACTCCCAGCCTTCAGCAGATCAGCTTTAAATCATCCCCTGCTCGCTAAAAGAAAACGTCTCCTGCTTGGCGACGATAATGTGATCCAGCACTTTCACATCCACCAGCATCAACGCTTCTTTCAAACTGTGGGTTAATTGCTCATCGGCTCGACTCGGACTGGCGACCCCACCGGGATGATTATGGCTCAGGATCACCGCGGCCGCATTGAGCGCCAGCGCACGTTTAACCACCTCACGCGGATAAACATTGGTTTGCATCAAGCTGCCTTCGAATAAGGTTTCATAGGCGATCAGCCGATTTTGCGCATCTAAAAACAAAATACCAAACACTTCGCGCTGCAAGGCCGACAGTTGTAACTGCAAATAATCCTTCACCTGGCGTGGCGAGCGAAAACTGTCATTTTGCTGCAAGGTTTCGCCCAAGGCTCGCTTGCTCATTTCCAGCACCGCCTGCAACTGGCAATATTTACTCACCCCCATGCCAGACACCCGTGACATCTGTTTAAGATCTGCTGAAAACACGCCATTCAGGCTATGAAAATGTTGCAACAACTCTCTCGCCAAATCCACAGCGGTTTTACCAGCCACCCCAACACGTAAGAAAATCGCCAATAACTCTGCGTCCGATAATGACACTGCGCCGGTGCGCAGCAATTTTTCGCGTGGCCGTTCCTGTTCCGGCCAATCTGTAATTGCCATGTTGCCCCCCTTTATCGCCTAATGCAGCCAACCGATCTCACGTGCTGTCGGTCGACCAATCACCACTTCATCCAAACTTTTTGCCATGCGCGAGGTTTGCGTAGATTGAGGGATCTGGCCCGCCATCAGCTCGGCCATGGATTGCGGATACAGCGGCTGGGCATAGGGCTCTGCATATCCTTGCGGAAACTGGGGCTGATGGGTGTTGAGGTCGTATTTATCTGTGGCACTCAGGGTATGCAGCAGCTCATGGGCCACAATGACAGCATTCACAGAGTGCTGGCTGTTTTCGGCAAACAAATTGACACGGCCGATGCGGCCTTTGTGCAAGGCGGTGGAGTGACGTAAATGCCGTTGCCGGGCCGGATCGTGATAGAGCAAATACAACTTGATGTCTAGCGGGACACCAACCTCCGGCTGATGCCGCCAGCCAAACCAGCGAAATTGCAGACTCCACAAAATAATCTCATGCAACGGCGCACTCACTGCAGGTGGCGCAGGTGGCACCTCATGAATTTCCGGGCCAAGATAAAACGTGATTGGCCGCCTCAAGGGCAATTGATATTTGGCAGCCTCCCGCGAGAAAAAGGCCGCCAACTGTTCAAAATCCTCAGCCCGCAAGCTTGCAATATACGCGGCTGAAGTCGCAGAGCCATCGGCATTGACCGGATATAAAGCTACCTTGAGCGGATGCCGCCATTGCAGGACTTCGTACTCTTGCCAAAGCTGCAATAAAGCCGCACTCACCACTACTACCCAGAAGAAAATTCGGACTGTCTTTATCATGCCTGCCACCCAAAGGATGGATAGATGTTAACATGTTTAAAGACAGCCGGCGGCGCTCAAAAATGCTTCGATGCGCGCTTTTGCAGTTAAAATACTTGCCATGAATGCGATCTACGCAAAACCTTTGAATATTCTGCTGGGCGTCACTGGCGGCATCGCTGCTTACAAAACAGCAGAATTGGTGCGCTTGCTGATTAAACAAGGCCACCGTGTACAAGTGGTGATGACTGAAGCAGCCACCCACTTTATCACCCCAACCACCTTGCAAGCCTTGTCCGGGCAACCCGTTTTTATCGATAGCTGGGATCAGCGTATCGCCAATGGCATGCCGCACATTGAGCTCAGCCGTCAGGCAGATGCCATCCTGGTTGCACCAGCCAGTGCCGATTTTATGGCCAAACTGGTGCATGGCTTTGCCAACGACCTGCTCTCCACCTTATGCCTTGCACGTGAGTGCCCACTTCTGGTTGCACCCGCCATGAACAGACAAATGTGGGAGAGTGCGGCGACCCAGCGCAACGTGCAACAACTCAGGCAAGATGGCGTCACCGTCCTGGGGCCGGACAGCGGTGAGCAGGCATGTGGCGAAGTCGGGCAAGGTAGAATGCTGGAACCAGATCACCTGCTGGAGGCCCTCACCCGTTTTTTCACACCCAAGTTATTGGCTGGAAAAAACATCCTGATAACTGCAGGTGCGACCATGGAAATGCTGGATCCGGTGCGTGGCATCACCAACCTGAGCAGTGGCAAAATGGGCTTTGCTCTGGCGCAAGCCGCCACCCGTATGGGCGCAACGGTCACGCTCGTCTATGGCCACCATCAAGTCACGCCTCCCGAAGTCAGCCAAGCCTGCTTCGCGGGCAGCGCCGGTGAGATGTATCAAACCGTGATGCAGCATATTGCCAACCAAGATGTATTTATTGCCGTCGCCGCCGTGGCCGACTACCGACCACAACAAATATCAGAGCAAAAAATCAAAAAGAGTGAGTCTACACTCACCTTAGCGCTGATCAAAAACAAAGACATTCTGGCAGATGTCGCGTCCTTGCCTAATCCGCCTTACTGTGTCGGTTTTGCAGCAGAGTCAGAACAAATACTCGAACACGCCCGACAAAAACGGCTGGCGAAGCGGATTCCCATGATTGTGGCGAATCATGCCAATTCCGCCTTGGGCAGTGACCGCAACACAGTGACCATCATAGATGACCAAGCTGAAACGCCCCTGCAAGCCGATGAAAAAATTAATATCGCGTTCGAGATTCTGTGCCATCTGCATGCGAGACTTGATCCACATTAAATATCTTCAGGCCTCCTCAGTATTTTCATGAAAATACTGAGGAGCGAAAGCTTACGCACAGCTTACAATCGCGCGATTCGATTTTAAGTAGAAAGTTAGAACATGCGCGTATTCCGCCTCACGCCTTTATCGATGGCTATCGCAACCGCCTTCATCGCCCCCACCAGCGGATTGGCAGATGAAGAAAAAGCCGTCACCCTGTCTCCGATTGTGGTCACAGCCACCCGACAAGCACAAAACAGCTTTGACCTCCCTGTCGCGATTGACGTCGTAGAGCAAAAAAACATCAAAGATGGCCAACTGCAAATCAACCTCTCGGAAAGTCTGATTCGCGTACCCGGCATTACCGCGCAAAATCGCACGCAGCAGGCACAAGATCCACAAATTTCCAGCCGGGGTTTTGGTGCACGTTCATCGTTTGGGGTGCGTGGCATTCGTATTTATGTCGACGGCATTCCGCTGACCATGCCAGATGGCCAAGGCCAACCCGGCGTAGTTGACCTGTCAGCAATTAAAAGTATAGAAGTCATGCGCGGGCCATTCTCTTCGCTTTACGGCAACTCGTCCGGTGGCGTAATTCAAATGTTCACCCAAGATGCCCCTGCAACGCCAACACTAGGTGCAACCGCAATGTTTGGCAGCTATGACACCAAACGCAACATCTTGGAAGCCTCCGGCCAGCTTGAAGGGATGGAATACATGCTGAATGTTTCTAACTTTGAGTCTGATGGTTACCGTGACCATAGTAGAAGCAACAAGCAGATGGCCACTGCCAAATTCAAATTCAACCTCACAGAAGATACCAAAGTCACCACTTTAGTTAACTGGTTTGATCAAGATGCCCAGGATCCTGGTGGATTGACGAAAGCTGATGTTGCAAGTGATCGAAAAGGGGTCGTTCCAGCTACTCTGAACGCGAACACAAGAGTATCTCGCAGCCACACGCAAGTTGGTTTTAATTTTGAACATACAATCAACCCAAACAATACAATCAACTTGATTACTTATGTTGGCACGCGCGAAAACAACCAGATTTTGGCAACAAATGCGACAGGATCGAATGCTAGATCAAGTCAAATTTCCAGAGAGTTCTATGGTTCAGACTTACGCTGGGACAATAGAGGTGAGGTAGCAGGAAAACAATACAATATCAGCCTTGGACTGAATTATGGAAAATCGACTGATGCGCGCAAAGACACCAATATTCAGGGAACAGGCTTAGGCCCTAATAGAATCGAAGATAATATTGTCGATAACTTCGACCAATACATTCAAGGAAAACTTGCGTTAACCGATAATTTTGA
It includes:
- the coaBC gene encoding bifunctional phosphopantothenoylcysteine decarboxylase/phosphopantothenate--cysteine ligase CoaBC, with protein sequence MNAIYAKPLNILLGVTGGIAAYKTAELVRLLIKQGHRVQVVMTEAATHFITPTTLQALSGQPVFIDSWDQRIANGMPHIELSRQADAILVAPASADFMAKLVHGFANDLLSTLCLARECPLLVAPAMNRQMWESAATQRNVQQLRQDGVTVLGPDSGEQACGEVGQGRMLEPDHLLEALTRFFTPKLLAGKNILITAGATMEMLDPVRGITNLSSGKMGFALAQAATRMGATVTLVYGHHQVTPPEVSQACFAGSAGEMYQTVMQHIANQDVFIAVAAVADYRPQQISEQKIKKSESTLTLALIKNKDILADVASLPNPPYCVGFAAESEQILEHARQKRLAKRIPMIVANHANSALGSDRNTVTIIDDQAETPLQADEKINIAFEILCHLHARLDPH
- a CDS encoding ANTAR domain-containing protein — encoded protein: MPPVPRDILSLEDQKLVDSARDILMHQRDLSEDQAYSLLAEMAFKRKTGIADISLQLVNITKRLTT
- a CDS encoding TonB-dependent receptor, which gives rise to MRVFRLTPLSMAIATAFIAPTSGLADEEKAVTLSPIVVTATRQAQNSFDLPVAIDVVEQKNIKDGQLQINLSESLIRVPGITAQNRTQQAQDPQISSRGFGARSSFGVRGIRIYVDGIPLTMPDGQGQPGVVDLSAIKSIEVMRGPFSSLYGNSSGGVIQMFTQDAPATPTLGATAMFGSYDTKRNILEASGQLEGMEYMLNVSNFESDGYRDHSRSNKQMATAKFKFNLTEDTKVTTLVNWFDQDAQDPGGLTKADVASDRKGVVPATLNANTRVSRSHTQVGFNFEHTINPNNTINLITYVGTRENNQILATNATGSNARSSQISREFYGSDLRWDNRGEVAGKQYNISLGLNYGKSTDARKDTNIQGTGLGPNRIEDNIVDNFDQYIQGKLALTDNFDVHAGVRHTKVTLKVNDQLTPPDNSGSVDYQKTNPVLGATWKVTPALNLYANFGKGFETPTFIEAAYNSTAASATPNLTLKPSQSNNYEVGAKAYITDSSLLTLTAFRINTQDELVVSANSNGRSVYANANNTKRYGTEISLDTRYENNITTYFSYSFLNAKYSSSYVGNNGLIESGNYIPGTYRNQLYGEVAWKYQPLGFYTALEGRYNSKVYVDDINSQSASSYTIFNLRAGLEQNLSHWNFKEYIRLENMFDREYIGAVRVNDTNARFYEPAAGRNYLVGINAQYKF
- the radC gene encoding DNA repair protein RadC, whose amino-acid sequence is MAITDWPEQERPREKLLRTGAVSLSDAELLAIFLRVGVAGKTAVDLARELLQHFHSLNGVFSADLKQMSRVSGMGVSKYCQLQAVLEMSKRALGETLQQNDSFRSPRQVKDYLQLQLSALQREVFGILFLDAQNRLIAYETLFEGSLMQTNVYPREVVKRALALNAAAVILSHNHPGGVASPSRADEQLTHSLKEALMLVDVKVLDHIIVAKQETFSFSEQGMI